AATATGTAATTACCGGCCTCGCAGATTTAAAAACAGGTGAAAATATTATTAACTACATAAAAGCGATAAGCGATACTATTGATGTTGAAATCAGAAGCGATGAATTGATGTATGGAAATATAAATGCTCCTGTAAAAATTGTGGTTTTTAGCGATTTTGAATGTCCATTCTGTAAAAGAGTATCAAAGGAGATGCAATACATTATCAAAAAACATAAAGGAAAAATTGCCATATTTTATAAACATTATCCATTGCCATTCCATAAACATGCAGAGCTATTAGCAAAAATATACGAAGCGGGAAAGAAACTTGGTTACAAGTGGGATATGTATAAATATGATTTTAATGGCAAAAATAATGATGAGATATTAAAAACTTTTGAAAATCAACTGCCTAAAAATAAGCTTGTAGAGTTTTATAAGTATTTAAATTCTCAGGAAATAAAAGATAAAATTGAACGCAATAAAAAGGAAGGACAAGCATTAGGAATTAAAGGAACTCCGTATATTTTAGTCAATAGTCATCCTGTTGAGGGTTACCAACCGAACCTTATCTATGAAATAGTAAATATGGAATTGGATAAGTCTAAAAAGTAAAACTGAGGCAGGCCCAACAATGTATGTTCAAAATTATTACCTGAAACCGTTTATTATAGAGTTTTTTTTAGGCTGTGTGGTTCTATATTTCAGGCATTACTTATTGTTAGGAGACAAAATAGGCATTTTGACAGGAGTTTCAATTATACTCCTGTCTTTTACAAGGTTCTATAAATATCTGGAAAAATCATCTTTAATTAAGCAAATGAGCAAAAATAGTTCTCTAACAGTTAGTCTGAAAAAAGGAAAAATACCAAAAGATAAGGTGTTTATCGGTAAAGGATTTGTATGGCAAAACGACCACGTTCAGAAAATGTATGATTTAAAAAGCATGAACAGATTGGATGGGCTTCTTAATCCTAATAGCGATGGATTATCTCTTATTCATGGAATAGGGAAGAAAGAAGAAAAAAATATTTATTTGCCTGTTGAAGAATTAAATACCCATACAGCCATTGTAGGAACAACAGGCGTGGGTAAAACGAGGGCTTTAGAACTGTTTATCGGACAAGCGATTTTACAAAATGAACCTGTTGTGGTCATTGATCCGAAGGGGGATAATCAACTTGTTGATAGAGTATATGATTTATGTATTAAAGCTGGTAGGAAAAATGATTTTATGTTCTTTTCTCTTGCGCATCCTAAAAGCAGTAGCACATATAACCCTCTTGAAAATTTTTCAAAGCCCACAGATATAGCGTCAAGAATAAGGTCCATAATGGATATAGGCGAAGAACCTTTTTATGCTGATTTTGCATGGAATTTGATACTGGGAATTACATCAGCCCTTTTATCTCTTGATGAAAAACCGACTATCAGGTCAATACATAGATATTCTCTTATTGATTTTGAAGAATTGATGACAAAGTTTACAAAAAGATACAATGAAGCAAAAATGAGTAACGATGAAGCTATAGTAACAAAACTTGAGCCTGCTCTGAAATACCTTAAAAAGATTGAAAGTCATCCGAGAGATCACTTTGCTAAAGTAACAGCTTCACTTGAACCTGTATTAGCTTCTTTAAGTCACGGTGAAATTGGAGATTTGTTATCGACAATACCATCGGATATAACATTTGAGAAAGTTATTAATAAGAATAAAGTGGTATATTTTTATTTAAGCTCAATGATTGACAATCAGGTAGCGAGAAATGTCGGCCGAATGGCTTTGCAGGATTTACTATTTTATGTTGGTTCAATATATGCTCACTATCCTGATGTTGAGTTCCCTTTAAATGTATTCGTAGATGAATTTTACAATGTAATTTTCGATGGATATGTAGATTTACTAAACAAGGCTCGTGGAGCGGGCGTCAGAGTAACTCTTGCCATGCAAACAAGCAAAGACGTTGAAAGTGTTGTTAGCGAACCTAAAGCAATGCAGATACTTGCTAACACAAACAATAAGATTTTCTTCAGAGTGCCGGAAATAGAGGTTGCCAAACTGTTTTCGGAGATGTTTGGGAAGACCGTTATTAAAGAAAGGATGAAAACAATAAGCGTAAGTCCGGATGTTGGCGACAATGGAATATATTATGGAACAAATTCAGGTGAAAGATTGTTAAATAAGGAAGTAGATTTAATAGAACCCCAATTATTAACTTCACTGCCAAAAGGCGAGGTTTTTATGTATACCCAAGGCAGGTTGCCGTATAAAGTCAGAATGCCGCTAATATCAGACAAAATTGAAAACCGCTTTATGGAAAAAGTTATAGAAAGCAATAGGGGGTTAGAGTATGTCTGAAGTGGCAACAGTAAGCACATTTAGATACTGGATTGTATTCTTTTTGCTGATAATAATAGCAGGAGAGTTCTTTATCTATAAATATAAGTCAAATAATAATCCTGATTATAAATGGAATCTTTTAGTGAAAGAACAGGAACATTTTAAAATGGTAGCAGATAAGGAAGATATAGAGTTTGTAATAAATGTAACTAATTTTATAGACAATTTTATGAAAGGAGCATTGAGAAGAGCGTATTATGGTGTAGAGGGTTGGTTTAAGCCTATAATGCAATTATCTATTATCAGATTGTATATGTATAAATTCATGCTCCCTCTTCTGATAGCTGCTATAATATTGGGATTAGTGGAAGGAAATCTACGCTATAAAAAGAAAATAGAAAAATTTGAAATAACAAGCTCGTTAAAATTTCATTGGATTTTAAGACTTGCTTTGGCCATGAAACTTATGTTTATATTCGGTTATGTATTTTCTCCGATTCCTGTAAATCCTTTTTTATTTATCTATGGGATACCTTTAACCACGCTGATGGTTGTTTACTTATTAAGAGCCAATTTACCTCTAGAAAAATTGTAATAGTGGGTGAAATATGTCAAAAGCAAATTAAAAAACTGTGATATCGAAGAACAGGAAAGGTTTTTTTAATTATATTACAGCAGGCTGAAAATATAAGATGCTTATAGAAAACTTGCTAAAACAGAATAGGATCAGCGGCCGTGTGGTATGAATGTGGAGAGAGTATATGGAGGTGAAAAAGGAATTAGAAAAAGATCAAAAACCACAATAAAGGTATTGACAAACTACCAAAGCACCGTTTGAAACTTATAATTATAAATTTTATAAAATAGAAATCAAATCAATATCTCTGAATCTGCTTTATTAAACTATGACATCTTTCAGCGTGAGATATTGCCTTCTCTAAGTCTTCTTTGTTCAACTTTTCATCTTTATAATCAGCATTTACTCTCAATCTTCTTAAAGTTTCAAATATGTGTGGTAAACTCCGTATCTTTCTTTGTTTTATACCTAATATCTTTAAAACTTTAACTATTTCATCATGAGAACCTTTAAACTCACTCATAAAATCATAAAAATCAAATCTTTTAATTTTATCACGTGCAGGCCGGAAAACGGAATAATAAGCCCTACTAATCCCGGTTCGAATAAAATGCTGCTCTTCAACCCATTGTGAGTTATTTTTTATTGTTTTTGAAACTTCAAGAAATTTATAAAAATCAAAACTCATATCCCATTAAACTGTCGTTATAAATATTTTTTCAATCAACGGAAAAGGTTGTTCGTAAATATAATCATAAATATCATCAAGTTTATCATAAACATCAACATCAGCATCTTTTAAAATAAAATAAAATTTCCCATCCTCAACTTTAAACTCCACTTCACCATCAAAAACACTCTTAATTTTATCTTCAATAATTTTCAAAGTATTCTTTATTATTTTATTCAAATAGATATCGCTTGCTTTATTGCTATCAATGTATTGAGGTGTTGTTTGATTAATACACTTCAACACAACTGGCGGTTTTCTAATATAACTCTCAACATACTTTATATGAGCCATATTCTACTTACTCCTTGTCCTTAAAGATCTTTCCTTCCACTACGTCCAATATAAACTGTGCAATCTCTCTAGCTTTATCAGGAGTCATAATCAATTCTATTTCAACCCGTCTTTCACCATCAAACTCTTGTTTGTTTATTTTACTTTCCTCTACTAAACCAGTTTTTTCATCCACATCAAGCTCTACACTCTCCGGCAATGTTAAATCCTCATAATAAAACTTTAATGTAACTAATCCATTCAAATTTAAACCGCCATAAGCACCATTTACAAATTTCTGAGTAAAATCTTTAGTTTTTATATATTTTACTTTTACCTTTTTTGTTTCCATATCAATTCCTAATTTTTCTTTTATTATTTATATCGACCAATTTCCTCAAAAGTCAATAAAATTTTCACTCTCCAACACCCCTCCCACTTAAAGTGTTTTACTATTAATAAACTATTTTATTTCACGTTTTGAGAACTTTTCTAATAATACAGAACTGGGATGGTCTGCTATTGAAACCAACTGATTTACCAATGCAACAGGAATTAGTGAATTATCATACATATCACATTTTAAATACTCAAGATTATTTAAAATAATATCAATATTTTTAAAATTTTCTTTCTGAGGATCTAATACTATATTTTCATCCTCTACCGGTATAGTTAATACATATATATATCCATTCTTTGAATGAAATATTAATTTTGCACTATAATATGAAGTTCGAGCATAAGGTTTTTCATCTTCAGGATCCCCTGGCAAAATATATTTATAAATGTGTTTGTTGCTGAGCAACAAATATTTTCCTCTTTCCAAAATTGGCTTACCATTTGTGGTATCGCATAGTTCAATCGCGTGTTCAACAAATGGACCGCTTTTTTCCAAACCTACAATAAAAACGTTATATTTCTTTGACAGATAATTAAACAATTTTCTGAATGGCTTATGCATATTTGCTGTTTGTCCAAAAAATGCTAAAGGGCCATCTTTTATAAAAAGAATTTCGTTTAATAAATCAGGTTTTTTTTCATAGATAAATTTTATGTAATATGCAATTATTATCTGTTCGATTAAACCAGTAATATAACCTAAAATACCATGTGCCCCTAATTCATCGTCAATAGCTTCATGTAATCTGAAAATATCCGTTAAATAAATTTTTCCATCTTCATGCTCAAATGTAAAATCTTTATTCATTTTATCACGAAATAGTTTTATATTTTTCGCATCGGAATTTTTATTAGGATGACTTGCTAAATTATAAAACTCAACCTTATCAGTATTATAAATCTCAAAAACTAACCAATATAAAACATCCATAAAACTAAAAGCATCTCTGGGAACCATAAAAAAATCATATATTGCTTTACGAATTGAATCAGTTAAAGTAGTTTGTTCATAATAAGTAATATTTCTTACAGGAATAACTAATTTTATTCGTTCTAATTCTTTAAGTTTGGCTATTTGCTCAGGGAAAATAAAAGGATCATGAGATAAATTTCTTAAATCCTCAACAGAAAAAGATAGTGCGCCAAATTGAAAAAATGCCAAAGAAGCAGAAGGAAATTTCTTTTTTACGTTTGCTTCATTATAACCACCATCAACTGCGATAATTAGTTTAATTGGATTATCAGTAATCTCAATTGTTTCATAAATATATTTATTATCAATAGATATTTCATCTTTTTCTTTAGGGAAAGAACACTTTTCTAAAAATGTTCTAACATCATTGTCTTTAATTAAAAAAGTATGAGACGCTTTACTTGCCCATTGATTGGGTCTTCTCCTACCAGTATACCCCATCCTATCTCCTATCTGCTAAAAACTTATCAATTTGAACTGGCACAACAAAAGGATTAGAATATGTCTTCATTCTCACAAAACCTTTATCATTATTAGCACTAAATTTAATTAAAGAATCCGTAAAATCTGAGAAATCATAGTATTTTTTTAATTCTTTTGTTTCGTCTTCATTGTTTAGATGGGCAATAAACCAATTTTGTGTATTTTTCAAAATATTAGAAGATATAGAACTTACTTCCTGAGTAGCATAAATCATCCCTAAATTTAATTTTGCCCCTTCTTTAGCAATTCTATTGTAAATCTGACTTAAATCTTTATCATCCTTTTTAGGAAACAAGTTATGTGCTTCTTCAAAATAGAATTGAATAAAATTATTGGGCTTCGTTGCGATGAACCTTCTCATAGCATCATTGAAAATTTCCCTACATATTCTTTCTGAATAGAGATTTTGAATTTCAGGATCACCCTGCGATAAATCAACTATTATTATTTTTCCATCTCTAAGATTTTTAATTATATTCTTTTCAAATGAAACAAGTGCATTTTTACTATGAAGCTTTTTTAATGGTTTTAACTTTAAATAACCACTAACCAGGCTACTGCTCCCCGGTTCTTTGTGCCTTGTTAAAAAACCAAGAATTGCTTTTAATTCTTCATCTGCCCACTCTCTACCTTTCTCTTCATAATAATTGGAAAAAAAATCCCAATCTTTATAATGATTCCAAACTTTCTCAAACCATGTACAGGCATCTGCCAAGGAAATCCCTCTTTCAGGATTTATTGGATTTTCTTCCCTTATTTTTTCATTTATTTCTTTATTCCCCTTAAATTTTACTTTAAAACCATCAGGAGGTGCAAATCCAGCTTTGTATAGACAACACAAATATGCTGCCACTTTTCTATCATATCTAGTTTTCACACTATAGTCATCTTCATAATCTTCAGGTTTCTCAAGAGATATTGATAAAAAACTATTTACATAATCTGAATTTTCACCAACTTCTCTAAAATGGTTTAATATCAAAGAAAACCCTGCTTCTATGTCCTTATAAAAATTGACTTTCATTACATTAAAACCCTCTTTTTCTAAAACACTATATCGAATTACATCTTCTTTATACAATTCAAAGATAGCAGTTCCTTCATCTTGCATATTTGCATTAGCATATTCACCATTTATATCAAAAATAATTTGTCCTACTGGATATTTTGGTGCCCCACTTTTATCAAACATTTCCAATGCTTCTTCAGGAGAAATAGAATCGTTTAATTTATTTTTCGCTTTTTTAGAAATCTCGGCTGTTGCTTCTATTATCTTTTTCACTGTGTTAGATTTTCCGGTTCTGGTCATTCCAAACAAAGCAGTTCGTTTTCCTAAAAAGTCCTTCGGACTGATGTAAACTTTTATTTCTTCAGGTTCTTGATTTTGGAAACGCCTGGTTGAACTGTATCTAACCTTTCCAATTTTAAACTCATTTTCATTTCCTGGAATAACATCTCCAACTCTTTGATTTACTATCTCTTCTAAAACTTTTCCCCTGGCTTTATATACTTTATAATTATTTGCCGAATAAAAATTTTCCAAATCAGCTCCAAATTCTATTTTTTCTTTACCATCAATAACAGTTTTATAAAAAACTCCCAAAATCCTACATTCTAATCCAGAAAAACTAAACTCATACCTTGTAAAATCATCTAATTTACTTTCCTTTTTAGCCCCAGCCCGACCTGATGTATCTAAATTATCCTTATAATATTCAATCATAGCACTTATAACATTATTATCTGTAGGTAATTTTGTCGGCGTCAAAGCTCTCAGCAAAATAGCTTCTTCCACATCATCTTCACCTTCATAAAAAGCAAGCAGAAATGCACCTTGGGGTATCCCTTTAACTCTCCACTTCCAAGCATCTGAAACCAAAATAAGAGCTTTGTTATAATCCAAATAGAAAGGACGACCTACAAAATTTTCTTCTTTCCTACCATCCCTAAAAATTGTTTTAATTTCGCTTTCAATTTTACTTAAAACTGAGTCCATTATCACAACTCCTGTAAGATTCTATTATTTAATAATGGATCTTCAAATCTTATTTTCGCTTGCTCAGCATATTTCTCATTGATTTCACAAGAAATCCATCTTCTATTCATTTTTTCGGCACAATAACCGGTGGTATTACTTCCAGCAAAAGGATCCAAAATCAGGTCGTCCTCATCTGTAAGAAACTCAATAAAAAACTCCACTATCCCTTTATGCATTCTGGCTGGATGTGGAGTTATGCCACGCTCCCGACACGTTTTAAGAAAGAAATCATTCGAATTGGTATTAGAAAAGCTGAGCACATTATGTGGTAGTCTTACCTCTCGTTTTTCATCTAAAGGCTCCAACTCAAAAAAATTATGAGCAATGCTCCCTCCATTGTTTTTTAAAAAACTTTTTTTACCTATATTATGTTCTGATGGACGCTTACCTGCATTGTATTTTTTTTTGGCCAATAACGACTTCATACTTTTACTATAAGGTCTCAATACTTTACGATTGTCAGCCTTTGGAAAATCACTCTTTGCTATCCACCATATATGTGTATAACTATCAATTGTCCTAATTCTATTTACTGTAACCCATTGCGCAGGAGAAGGAAGTCTCGAAGGATTATAAACAATAAATTCTTGGATAAGACGTAACCCTGCCTCTTCATGATGCACAAAATTTAGAAGACATTCTAAATGTAATGTAGATTGCACTGGCCTTCCAGGCTCCCATGCATTGCCCAATTCAATTACTATAGAACCATCTTCTTTTAATAAATTCGAAAATAAAGGTGCCAACTGTATAAACCAGTTTTTGTATTCATCACCCTGATAATTACCATACTGTTTCTTTGCATTCAAAGGAAAAGGTGGAGAAGTTAAAATTAGCTGAAATTTGTTTTTATAGTGTTTGCTAAGGTAGGTATCATATAATTTGAAAAAATCTTCTATAATAAATTTGCCATTTTCAGTTTGAAAATAAGTCTTCATTGTTATCCCTAAACTCAATTTTCTATTTATAAACTGTTTAAAAAATTAAAATCTATATCATTTTTACATTCCCTAAAATTTTACCGATACTTTCACTTGAAACAAATAAATCTCCAAAATAAACTTTTAAATAATTATATCTCGAAACCTTTTCATTTTCAATTATTTCATCGAGAAAATCATCTTCCTTCTCCACTTCTCAAGCTGTATCACAGTTTGCTATTTTGTTTTTATCCATTTTAATACTCATCATTACCTCCTTTTTTAATTAATGTTTTGATTTAATAAAGCGGGCATCAGCCCGCATAGTTTAATATTACCTCCATAAACTATTTGACTTATAAGTATTCCCAAAACTGTTACTATTATTAAACAAGCTACCTGAAGGATAAGGATTTTTGTATCCCCTCTGTCCCGTATAAGGATTAATATTCCCTCTTGTTGACCAATTATTCCAAACATTACCATCAGGATTGCTTCTATAATGAGGGCTCACATAAGTTCCATTACTACGATAATAGCCATTCACATAAACATCGGCATAGACGAATGACGCTATTAATACAAACACAAGAATAATTAAAGATTTTTTCATGACATCCCCCTTTAATAAATTATAAATAATTTTACCATATATTACTTAATCAATGCAAGAAAAGTTGAGGGAATAAAAATGCGAGCGACGGCCTGCTGTGTTATTAATATTCAATATGGTTAGTTATATTTATCTATCAACTTTAATTACATTTAATTATTTTTTCCAATTCCTTAATTTTTTCTTTAACGATATTTGTCATATAAATACATTGTGAACTGTCATAAACACCATCCCATATCGCATATTTATAAAAAGGGTGAAAGTCTTTGATAAGATTTTCTATTGTAATGATATAGAAATCACAAATTTTCATTACTTCATCACATATATCTTTTGTAATTTCATAATGTTTAGGTATTTCAATAGTGATTTCTGAATCCTTAATTCTTTGAATCAATTCTTTCTTGTTTCCTGAAACTTTTAGGCCATTTTTCTTGCATATTTCCTTTAAGTCTTTTACTAAAAGATCTGACAAATACTTATCTTTAGAATATTCAATCTCTCTTATAAAATTAGTATTTTTTAAAATATCATACCACTTATCATATTCATTAAATATAACTGCATCACTATCTTCACAAAAATAAAGTAAATCTTCTAACATATCAGCACGTAACTTTTTAGCCCACTCTAAATCCTTATTAAAATAATTCTTTAATCTTTGAAAACATTCAACTATTGATTCCACTTCAAATTGCAAGTCATAATAAGAAAAAAACTCATTGAAATCCTCAATGCTTTTAATTCTTATCTCGTCGTCTTTTAAACTTTCTCTAATGTCCTGATAATCAGAAACATCACGAATTCTTATAGGGCTACTAATATTATATTTAGGAAACTTAAAATTACCTTTAGGTGTGTAAAATGCACTTTCATCAAAACCTGTGAATCGTTTTGATTTATAAGTTTTACTGTAAATTATATTATTTGGTTGCCTCTTAGGCCCTCTTACTACTTTTTTAAAAATAAAATAGATAAATCCTATTATTATTAAAGAAGTGATGACATCGTTCATAAGCAGTTCCCATTTTTTATTTCATTCTCCCCCCTTCCATTATTTAATGACTACTTTAAAATTTTAGCACGTAGGAAAAATATTTTTCAAGAAAAGTTGCGGGAATTTTTTACAACTTTACTTTTATATTTTTTATTTTTGCGTATTTGAAACAACCCTTACATTTAAAGGGTTGTTAATAGGAAAATAATAAAATGTATCCTTTTTTGCTATGTTAGTAATTGCTATTTCATCAGGTAATGTCGTCAAAACCATTGCAGTATAACCAGGTGGCAACTTATCTATTCTAATAGCAACAATTTCAGAATTATATTCAGTATATACTACATCAATAGGATGCTTTTTATCTCCAACAAAAAATAGAAAATGGTAAAATTTAAACGTCTTAGTTTTTTTTATCACTATATCAGGTGTAAGCTTAAATAAAATATAAGCCTTACATTCTGGAGCATATTTACCATATTTTTCAAGCTGTTCTTCACACTTCACTGTTTTACCTTTCAGTAATAACTCCCAATTTTCCGCATGCAAATTTAAAGAAAATAATAGAATTAATAGAGCAAAAAGCATCCTCATTTTTTTACCTCTTGTTAATATCTTTTTTTAAAATTTTACCATTTAGGAAAAACACCTTTCAAGAGAAGTTGCGGAAAATTTTCAGAATTTACTCAGAGATAAGCTTATAAAAAATCAGGCAACAGCCCATTTATTGTAATCAAATAAACCTTATCCAGTGCTCTTCAGGAATTATTTTAATATCCAAACCTTCGTTGTTTATATACGTCAAAGCTTTTTCAATTTTTCTACCATGTGTTGAGTGTTTCCAGTTAGGATTACTAATTATCCCAACAACAAGATAATTCACTTGTTTGGAAAAATCTTTTTTAAATATACCACCTTTTTGTTCTACTATCTTTGCTGCTTTGCTTCTTGGCATACTTGCTAGTTGCCCAGTAAAACAAAAAACTCTACCTTCATATTCAATTTCTGGCAACGGATTCGTATATGGCAACCTTGCACTCAAATTATGCAAAGAATAATCCGAATCAACACGCTCTCCGGTTATATCAGCTAATAAGTTAAGTAAATCCTTCTTTTCTTCTTCATCTAATACTCCATCAGCAAACATTACTGATAATCTATCATATATAATATTGTTAGGATACATATTTAATGACTCTTTATTATTTTCAAGCCATTTCAAAATATATTTTGCTTCAGATTCCGTAATAACCCTATCAGCAATCACACCTTTGCATAACCCTATTAATTCATCAACCTGTCTATCGACAACATCTGATAAACAAAAATTGAAAACTCTATCAGTTATAAAATCTACCTTTCTGTTCATAAAACTCCCCCATTATTTCATTACTACTTTAAAATTTTACCACACAGGAAAAATATTTTTCAAGGAAAGTTGCAGAAAAATTTCAGATTTATCAGAGATAAGCTTATAAAATAAAAAAGCGGGCCATTGCCCGTTCTTTTATTGCTTAACCTCAAGTAACCTCTTTACAACTTTCTTTACTTTTTCAGGTTCAATTTTATTATAACCAGTTTCTTTCTTTAATCCTTTTACAATTGCTTTTATAACATCATCTGTTAACAAAACTTTTTTGACTACAGTTTCGCTCAATGCTTGTAGTCTTTCATTATACTTACCAACCTCATTTCTTAAAAAACTATATTTTGTTAACAAACACAATTTTTCCAACATATTGTGCTTATTTTCTAACAGTGATATGTCAAAAACAAGTTCCCAAGATATTGGTTTTTCAAAATTTACATGATAAAGTTTCCATTCAATTCCATTTGTTAAAAGTACCCACTCAACTCCCTCATTTGCAGCATAAGTAGCAGCCTGTGTTAAATGATTGTCGTTTAACTTTGTTTTTAATGATTTCACTTCTATAATAAATAATATTTGTCCATCTACTTTTATAGCAAAATCAGCATATTGATTTCTAATGCGATGTTCAGTTGTAATCTCAAAAATAGTATAATCTAACAATTCTTCTAAAATTTTAGTTACTAAATTACATGTATCCGATTCATTCAGTTCTATTTCTGAAGCTTGTTTTAATATTGGTACAAACTTCTTATATTTTTCTTTTAAGGTTTCAAAATTTTTTATTCCCGTTTTGGTTGATTCTATAAGATCTTTTGGCATGACATCCCCCTATTTCATTATTCCTTTAAATTTTACCACATAGGAAAAATATTTTTCAAGGAAAGTTGCGGAAAAATTCCAAAATTTGCTCAGAGATAAGCTTATAATGTAAAAAAAGGTGACGATCTGCTGGTTCTATATTTTTATTACAAAGTATTTCTATAATTGTAACCGGGTAAATTTATTCCTATTAAAAAATTATTAATTTTGTCTATAATTATAACTGCTGATTACAAGTGTAATATTTTAATTGTTTTATTACACTTGAAGAAAATGAATCAAAACCGCATAAAATAGGTAAAAATGTCTTAGATTAAGAATTGAAATTTTTAAATAAGATGTAATAATACATAATATAATATTACAGTTAAAAGGTTTTAATAATGAAAAGCATTCAGTTTAGTAATTTGCCTCAATTGACAGAATCAGCAAGTAAAATTAAATATTTCAATAATGAAGAATTGAATAGTTTGGTTAGAGAATTTCAAAATTATTATGATAATTCACCAAGACGAAGGTCAGCAGGAAAATATTGGCTAACTTTTTTATTTCTAAGATTTACGGGCGCAAGAGTTAGTGAAGTTTTAAGTATAGATGATACTAAAGATATTGATTACAGAAATTCAAGGATTAGACTAATAACGCTAAAGAGAAAAAAGAAAGTTTATCGAACTATCCCGGTCCCAACAGATTTAATAAATGAGCTATTGCGTTATCTTGCGGAATATCCCGAAGAAAGAGGTAAGGTATTCAAAATTCAGTATGTTCATTTTTATAACAAGTTTAAAAATCTTTGCATTAAAGCTGGTATAGATATTGAGAAAGCTCATCCTCATACTTTAAGACACACAAGAGCAATAGAACTTATAAATGCAGGTGTTCCTTTAAATCATATCCAAGCTTTACTTGGTCATTCAAGCATTTTAAATACATCTATATATTTACTTGTCACGGGTAAGGAACTTGAGGTAATATTAAAGGAAAAAGGTTTGATTTAAGTTATATATAGGGGGATAATATGAAGAAGATTTTGTTTATATTTTTATTAAATCTTTTCTTGTTAACAAATGTTTTTGCTGGTGAGTTGGCAAGGATAGAGAAAATATCTGACGGT
The sequence above is drawn from the Deferribacter autotrophicus genome and encodes:
- a CDS encoding BRCT domain-containing protein yields the protein MNRKVDFITDRVFNFCLSDVVDRQVDELIGLCKGVIADRVITESEAKYILKWLENNKESLNMYPNNIIYDRLSVMFADGVLDEEEKKDLLNLLADITGERVDSDYSLHNLSARLPYTNPLPEIEYEGRVFCFTGQLASMPRSKAAKIVEQKGGIFKKDFSKQVNYLVVGIISNPNWKHSTHGRKIEKALTYINNEGLDIKIIPEEHWIRFI
- a CDS encoding type I restriction enzyme HsdR N-terminal domain-containing protein, whose protein sequence is MPKDLIESTKTGIKNFETLKEKYKKFVPILKQASEIELNESDTCNLVTKILEELLDYTIFEITTEHRIRNQYADFAIKVDGQILFIIEVKSLKTKLNDNHLTQAATYAANEGVEWVLLTNGIEWKLYHVNFEKPISWELVFDISLLENKHNMLEKLCLLTKYSFLRNEVGKYNERLQALSETVVKKVLLTDDVIKAIVKGLKKETGYNKIEPEKVKKVVKRLLEVKQ
- a CDS encoding ATP-binding protein — protein: MDSVLSKIESEIKTIFRDGRKEENFVGRPFYLDYNKALILVSDAWKWRVKGIPQGAFLLAFYEGEDDVEEAILLRALTPTKLPTDNNVISAMIEYYKDNLDTSGRAGAKKESKLDDFTRYEFSFSGLECRILGVFYKTVIDGKEKIEFGADLENFYSANNYKVYKARGKVLEEIVNQRVGDVIPGNENEFKIGKVRYSSTRRFQNQEPEEIKVYISPKDFLGKRTALFGMTRTGKSNTVKKIIEATAEISKKAKNKLNDSISPEEALEMFDKSGAPKYPVGQIIFDINGEYANANMQDEGTAIFELYKEDVIRYSVLEKEGFNVMKVNFYKDIEAGFSLILNHFREVGENSDYVNSFLSISLEKPEDYEDDYSVKTRYDRKVAAYLCCLYKAGFAPPDGFKVKFKGNKEINEKIREENPINPERGISLADACTWFEKVWNHYKDWDFFSNYYEEKGREWADEELKAILGFLTRHKEPGSSSLVSGYLKLKPLKKLHSKNALVSFEKNIIKNLRDGKIIIVDLSQGDPEIQNLYSERICREIFNDAMRRFIATKPNNFIQFYFEEAHNLFPKKDDKDLSQIYNRIAKEGAKLNLGMIYATQEVSSISSNILKNTQNWFIAHLNNEDETKELKKYYDFSDFTDSLIKFSANNDKGFVRMKTYSNPFVVPVQIDKFLADRR
- a CDS encoding DNA-methyltransferase, with the translated sequence MKTYFQTENGKFIIEDFFKLYDTYLSKHYKNKFQLILTSPPFPLNAKKQYGNYQGDEYKNWFIQLAPLFSNLLKEDGSIVIELGNAWEPGRPVQSTLHLECLLNFVHHEEAGLRLIQEFIVYNPSRLPSPAQWVTVNRIRTIDSYTHIWWIAKSDFPKADNRKVLRPYSKSMKSLLAKKKYNAGKRPSEHNIGKKSFLKNNGGSIAHNFFELEPLDEKREVRLPHNVLSFSNTNSNDFFLKTCRERGITPHPARMHKGIVEFFIEFLTDEDDLILDPFAGSNTTGYCAEKMNRRWISCEINEKYAEQAKIRFEDPLLNNRILQEL
- a CDS encoding tyrosine-type recombinase/integrase; its protein translation is MKSIQFSNLPQLTESASKIKYFNNEELNSLVREFQNYYDNSPRRRSAGKYWLTFLFLRFTGARVSEVLSIDDTKDIDYRNSRIRLITLKRKKKVYRTIPVPTDLINELLRYLAEYPEERGKVFKIQYVHFYNKFKNLCIKAGIDIEKAHPHTLRHTRAIELINAGVPLNHIQALLGHSSILNTSIYLLVTGKELEVILKEKGLI
- a CDS encoding SAP domain-containing protein, which translates into the protein MNDVITSLIIIGFIYFIFKKVVRGPKRQPNNIIYSKTYKSKRFTGFDESAFYTPKGNFKFPKYNISSPIRIRDVSDYQDIRESLKDDEIRIKSIEDFNEFFSYYDLQFEVESIVECFQRLKNYFNKDLEWAKKLRADMLEDLLYFCEDSDAVIFNEYDKWYDILKNTNFIREIEYSKDKYLSDLLVKDLKEICKKNGLKVSGNKKELIQRIKDSEITIEIPKHYEITKDICDEVMKICDFYIITIENLIKDFHPFYKYAIWDGVYDSSQCIYMTNIVKEKIKELEKIIKCN